Proteins encoded in a region of the Sander lucioperca isolate FBNREF2018 chromosome 4, SLUC_FBN_1.2, whole genome shotgun sequence genome:
- the LOC116040449 gene encoding rab11 family-interacting protein 4A-like, which translates to MRTARAISKQHGVFVIHVGLKHNKEMDKDFFPEPGRLLTFVRKLKEVFDVCDEDSDGFIRPEHFVQLGSQFGQAEQVKKLAQCLHPDTFGRINFKNFCRGVLTMKGYVGILKKERRTQFITGPYETAKSCYRVSF; encoded by the exons ATGCGCACAGCCCGAGCGATTTCCAAACAACATGGTGTTTTTGTGATTCACGTCGGgctaaaacacaataaagagaTGGATAAAGACTTTTTTCCTGAGCCGGGACGTCTGTTGACATTTGTGAGGAAACTCAAAGAGGTGTTTGACGTGTGTGACGAAGACTCAGACGGGTTTATCCGCCCTGAACACTTTGTGCAGTTGGGTTCCCAGTTTGGACAAGCAGAACAG GTGAAGAAGTTGGCCCAATGTCTACACCCTGACACTTTTGGGAGGATCAACTTCAAAAACTTCTGCCGTGGTGTCCTCACCATGAAAG GTTATGTTGGGATCCTTAAAAAGGAAAGAAGGACACAGTTCATCACAGGGCCATATGAGACAGCTAAGAGTTGCTATCGGGTAAGTttttaa
- the LOC116040500 gene encoding uncharacterized protein LOC116040500 isoform X1, which translates to MQVVSGGQSLWMYTLLFTSLQLWGRLSASTSSPPLPAPKLDIYSRSKSAVVLVCQAPEGHRGVNFMLYRTREKVDSQELQSGAEEVQFTVRVNEGNSVQLFCCLYKDQDGHYSVFSPYLQLEHTGDAVPTRSMPSFPPPVLSVNPSTGVLKRGEMLSFSCSVPLLNQFQSQSVNNNKPVTFLLLRAAVQTGATSVILQPQAGQLSNPEPQPGVFTVGPVRGGEEGEYTCLYQITKKRGLVNSTVSNMVQITITDALPVPTLVVQQQTDVWHLLCTGSAAYPGAVFSLYLADIELPIATHRATLLDHQATFPVPVQDAPVAFYQCQYDVLLGRKWSSSERSLSLAVTRGIPPPSTTDLSGVDWPLVLGSFSAVVLFICSVALVVVVAHRKVKAAAEEKKKRQEAQFWTQVHAKDHVVDLTLRRTRFPSQEWASVDTTTETGSRSPLWNSLSTFTTPIPPIH; encoded by the exons ATGCAGGTTGTTAGTGGTGGACAATCACTCTGGATGTACACTCTGTTATTCACTTCTCTACAACTTTGGG GAAGGCTTTCAGCTTccacttcctctcctcctcttcctgcgCCTAAACTTGACATTTATTCGAGGTCAAAGAGCGCAGTGGTTCTGGTCTGCCAGGCCCCAGAGGGCCACCGAGGGGTTAATTTCATGTTGTACCGAACTAGAGAgaag GTGGACTCTCAGGAGCTGCAGTCTGGTGCTGAGGAGGTTCAGTTCACTGTGAGGGTAAATGAAGGGAATTCAGTCCAACTCTTCTGCTGTCTGTACAAGGACCAGGATGGTCATTACAGTGTTTTCAGTCCCTATTTGCAGCTGGAGCACACAGGAG ATGCTGTCCCTACTCGCTCCATGCCCTCTTTCCCTCCTCCAGTCTTGTCTGTGAATCCCTCTACTGGTGTGCTAAAACGTGGGGAGATGCTATCCTTCAGCTGCTCAGTCCCTCTTCTGAACCAGTTTCAGTCCCAGTCTGTCAATAACAACAAACCAGTGACCTTCCTTTTGCTGAGGGCTGCTGTGCAAACAGGGGCAACATCTGTTATCCTCCAGCCTCAGGCTGGTCAGCTATCAAACCCTGAACCCCAGCCAGGAGTCTTCACTGTGGGGCCAGttaggggaggagaggagggcgAGTACACCTGCCTTTACCAGATCACCAAAAAAAGGGGATTGGTCAATTCAACTGTCAGCAACATGGTTCAAATCACTATTACAG ATGCGTTGCCAGTTCCCACCCTTGTCGTCCAGCAGCAGACGGACGTGTGGCATTTGCTCTGCACAGGCTCTGCTGCTTACCCCGGTGCTGTGTTCTCCCTCTACCTGGCTGATATTGAACTTCCTATTGCCACTCACCGTGCCACCTTGCTCGACCATCAGGCCACCTTCCCAGTGCCTGTTCAGGATGCTCCAGTGGCTTTTTACCAGTGCCAGTACGATGTCCTCCTGGGAAGGAAATGGAGCAGCTCTGAGCGCAGCCTCTCATTGGCTGTAACCAGAG GAATTCCTCCTCCATCAACAACAG ATTTGTCCGGTGTGGACTGGCCTCTCGTACTGGGCTCTTTCTCTGCTGTGGTGTTGTTCATCTGCTCAGTGGCACTTGTGGTTGTGGTGGCACACAGGAAAG TTAAAGCAGCGGccgaggaaaagaagaaaag ACAGGAAGCCCAGTTCTGGACTCAAGTTCATGCTAAGGACCATGTTGTTG ACCTTACACTCAGGCGTACAAGGTTCCCCTCTCAG GAATGGGCCAGTGTGGACACAACTACAGAGACAGGCTCCAGATCTCCTTTATGGAACTCGCTTTCCACATTCACAACCCCGATCCCTCCAATCCAttag
- the LOC116040500 gene encoding uncharacterized protein LOC116040500 isoform X2 — MQVVSGGQSLWMYTLLFTSLQLWGRLSASTSSPPLPAPKLDIYSRSKSAVVLVCQAPEGHRGVNFMLYRTREKVDSQELQSGAEEVQFTVRVNEGNSVQLFCCLYKDQDGHYSVFSPYLQLEHTGDALPVPTLVVQQQTDVWHLLCTGSAAYPGAVFSLYLADIELPIATHRATLLDHQATFPVPVQDAPVAFYQCQYDVLLGRKWSSSERSLSLAVTRGIPPPSTTDLSGVDWPLVLGSFSAVVLFICSVALVVVVAHRKVKAAAEEKKKRQEAQFWTQVHAKDHVVDLTLRRTRFPSQEWASVDTTTETGSRSPLWNSLSTFTTPIPPIH, encoded by the exons ATGCAGGTTGTTAGTGGTGGACAATCACTCTGGATGTACACTCTGTTATTCACTTCTCTACAACTTTGGG GAAGGCTTTCAGCTTccacttcctctcctcctcttcctgcgCCTAAACTTGACATTTATTCGAGGTCAAAGAGCGCAGTGGTTCTGGTCTGCCAGGCCCCAGAGGGCCACCGAGGGGTTAATTTCATGTTGTACCGAACTAGAGAgaag GTGGACTCTCAGGAGCTGCAGTCTGGTGCTGAGGAGGTTCAGTTCACTGTGAGGGTAAATGAAGGGAATTCAGTCCAACTCTTCTGCTGTCTGTACAAGGACCAGGATGGTCATTACAGTGTTTTCAGTCCCTATTTGCAGCTGGAGCACACAGGAG ATGCGTTGCCAGTTCCCACCCTTGTCGTCCAGCAGCAGACGGACGTGTGGCATTTGCTCTGCACAGGCTCTGCTGCTTACCCCGGTGCTGTGTTCTCCCTCTACCTGGCTGATATTGAACTTCCTATTGCCACTCACCGTGCCACCTTGCTCGACCATCAGGCCACCTTCCCAGTGCCTGTTCAGGATGCTCCAGTGGCTTTTTACCAGTGCCAGTACGATGTCCTCCTGGGAAGGAAATGGAGCAGCTCTGAGCGCAGCCTCTCATTGGCTGTAACCAGAG GAATTCCTCCTCCATCAACAACAG ATTTGTCCGGTGTGGACTGGCCTCTCGTACTGGGCTCTTTCTCTGCTGTGGTGTTGTTCATCTGCTCAGTGGCACTTGTGGTTGTGGTGGCACACAGGAAAG TTAAAGCAGCGGccgaggaaaagaagaaaag ACAGGAAGCCCAGTTCTGGACTCAAGTTCATGCTAAGGACCATGTTGTTG ACCTTACACTCAGGCGTACAAGGTTCCCCTCTCAG GAATGGGCCAGTGTGGACACAACTACAGAGACAGGCTCCAGATCTCCTTTATGGAACTCGCTTTCCACATTCACAACCCCGATCCCTCCAATCCAttag